tacttgatttaattaaagaaaaacttACTACTTTCAAGAAGGCGAAACCAAGCTATCAACATAATCCTTAGTAGAGTACCAACACATTCTATTGGTAATTCTAGTTCTCTTTACACTATTTTCTCTAATATTATAGAGAATTGTTTGGTCTTCTAAGTCGCTCGCTAGTATCAATGTATCACCATTCTCAGAAAGATGCAATGGCACCAAATATAATCTCTGAACTCCAAAgttataatcaatttgaagattcTCATAACTAACTCTAAGGAATTGAGTCCAAGACTCTTCAACTCCAAATTCCTTCATCCACCATATAACAAAATGCGTTTGCTTAAAATCATAAGAAAAACAAAGACAGTCCATCAACACACCAATAGTTGGATCAACGCGAGGTATTTCATCAAAACCAGAAGGCAGTTGCATCTGCTTATATGTCTCAGTTCCCAAATCAAGCGAAACAATCATGTATTGATCAACCGACTTAACCGGGTAGTAAGAAGCAGACAACCAATTAATAGTGCCACTCAAATACACGCCGCCATTCACCTTATGGCGATGGTTGAGCAATTGAAGAGGATACCCtggaaaatttgaaatgtctcTCCAAACATTATCACCCAAACTGAAAATTTGCACTCCAATTATACTACAAGTGCGAGCAATTAACGATACTACTTTATAACTGGCGGTTGAATTATCATAACCAAATGAGAACTTGTAAGGCCTTAATCTATAAAGCACATGGTGAGAAAAGCGAATACTCCCTaattgttttgaaattgtccTAGTAGAAGGGTTCCAGAAACGGAGCCATAAGTATCGATACTCAGTTGCAGTACTGAGCAAGCAGATCAAACCGTTGCATGAACCAACAACCTGGCGGATGATGAAATCCTCTGGTATAAATACACGATCTGCGGTAAGGTAGCAAGGATCATCGGTAAGGGTGATCGGAGGGTTGGAAAGTAATTGAGGTACTGGGAAGGGTACAACAGTCTCGATATTGAAAGTGACTAGTGCGAGGTGAGGTTTTCGTGCAGATCGGTGAAGGTGCAATTTGATGAATAAAGGATCGGTGAAGAGGGAGTTAAAGAACTTACTCAAGCAGCTCATTCGCATAAGAGATTTTACGGGAAGGAAAGAAAGCACTTCGATAGAAAGATGGTTGGGGATGTGTGCCGGCGATGGTGATGAAGGGAGATTCATTATAGGAGCGCTGATGGAGACGTTGTTGTTTGATTGAGTGTTGAAAATTTAATCCTTAACACTGCCAATTCCAACACCTTTTGACAAAATTATCTCATCAAATAGGAGCCATCTTGgcgtttctttttgaaaaatggAGCGGTTTGGTTTGTTACCAAATAGTACAATTAATAACTAGTCAAAAAACAATTAGTACAGTATGTTTTTTATTGTACAATAATAAACTTTGGTCaaacttatttaataataatactaatacaaGGTCAACGATTAATTagttaaagtttattttttacaaattaaacaatatgttTGGTCTTATGTTTAAGAAATAGTAAAGTTTATGTAACtgatataaattttagaatgaatatattaaattctattgacttaattttattttatattttggattaaaaaaattaattaagagataaatatatattttattagtattatgtttttaaataacttCTAGACaaagatttgaaaaaaataacagtttttTATAAAATGGTTTTCTGTACAACTCTTACACTAAACACATATTTGTCGTGAGTCAATTAGTTGAAGGAGAAATATCATTTcatgcaacaacaaaaattatgatTTCATGAATAtcataaagata
This genomic interval from Cicer arietinum cultivar CDC Frontier isolate Library 1 unplaced genomic scaffold, Cicar.CDCFrontier_v2.0 Ca_scaffold_5674_v2.0, whole genome shotgun sequence contains the following:
- the LOC101493519 gene encoding F-box/kelch-repeat protein At3g06240-like, coding for MNLPSSPSPAHIPNHLSIEVLSFLPVKSLMRMSCLSKFFNSLFTDPLFIKLHLHRSARKPHLALVTFNIETVVPFPVPQLLSNPPITLTDDPCYLTADRVFIPEDFIIRQVVGSCNGLICLLSTATEYRYLWLRFWNPSTRTISKQLGSIRFSHHVLYRLRPYKFSFGYDNSTASYKVVSLIARTCSIIGVQIFSLGDNVWRDISNFPGYPLQLLNHRHKVNGGVYLSGTINWLSASYYPVKSVDQYMIVSLDLGTETYKQMQLPSGFDEIPRVDPTIGVLMDCLCFSYDFKQTHFVIWWMKEFGVEESWTQFLRVSYENLQIDYNFGVQRLYLVPLHLSENGDTLILASDLEDQTILYNIRENSVKRTRITNRMCWYSTKDYVDSLVSPS